The following proteins are co-located in the Pelecanus crispus isolate bPelCri1 chromosome 5, bPelCri1.pri, whole genome shotgun sequence genome:
- the GNG12 gene encoding guanine nucleotide-binding protein G(I)/G(S)/G(O) subunit gamma-12 yields MSGKTASTTNNIAQARRTVQQLRIEASIERIKVSKASADLMLYCEEHAKKDPLLMGIPASENPFKDKKTCILL; encoded by the exons ATGTCTGGCAAAACGGCTAGCACAACCAACAACATAGCCCAGGCCCGAAGGACTGTCCAGCAGTTAAGAATAGAAGCCTCAATAGAAAGAATAAAG GTGTCAAAAGCATCAGCAGACCTAATGCTCTACTGTGAAGAACACGCCAAGAAAGATCCATTGCTAATGGGCATACCTGCTTCTGAGAACCCTTTCAAGGACAAGAAGACCTGCATTTTGTTATAG